One segment of Corynebacterium atrinae DNA contains the following:
- a CDS encoding LysR family transcriptional regulator — MSDFSLSDLQGLLAVAESGHLTEASEVLDVSQPTLTRRIQRLERAIGADLFDRSGRRIALNARGRAFLPHARTIVAELADGTAKVGRLMDPDHGTVRLDFMHSLGTWMVPDLLRDYRALHPHVDIRLHQGAARELVDRVLIDAADLALVGPRPPEVGTEIGWHQLRVQRLALAVPEDHPLALPGPVPIDIRDARDEGFVGMLPGYGTRLLLDRVTEEAGFHPRLVFESMELTTVAGLVSAGLGVALLPLDDPYLAPRGIVLRPLDPPAHRELGLVWRAGASEAPPVDRFREFIVG, encoded by the coding sequence ATGAGTGACTTCTCCCTCTCTGACCTGCAGGGACTGCTAGCCGTCGCGGAATCCGGGCACCTCACCGAAGCCTCCGAGGTCCTCGATGTGTCCCAGCCCACTCTCACGCGCCGCATCCAGCGCCTCGAACGGGCCATCGGCGCCGACCTCTTCGACCGCTCCGGCCGCCGCATCGCCCTCAACGCTCGCGGCCGCGCCTTCCTACCCCACGCGCGCACCATCGTCGCCGAGCTCGCGGACGGCACCGCCAAAGTCGGCCGCCTCATGGACCCCGACCACGGCACCGTCCGCCTCGACTTCATGCACTCGCTCGGCACCTGGATGGTCCCCGACCTCCTCCGCGACTACCGGGCGCTCCACCCCCACGTCGACATCCGCCTCCACCAGGGTGCTGCCCGCGAACTCGTGGACAGAGTGCTTATCGACGCCGCCGACCTCGCCCTCGTCGGACCCCGCCCACCCGAGGTGGGCACCGAGATCGGCTGGCACCAACTCCGCGTCCAGCGCCTGGCACTAGCCGTCCCCGAGGACCACCCCCTAGCCCTACCGGGCCCCGTGCCCATCGACATTCGCGACGCCCGCGACGAAGGCTTCGTCGGCATGCTCCCCGGCTACGGCACCCGGCTGCTGCTCGACCGCGTCACCGAAGAAGCGGGCTTCCACCCGCGCCTCGTCTTCGAATCGATGGAGCTGACGACAGTCGCGGGCCTCGTCTCCGCTGGCCTCGGAGTCGCCCTCCTGCCGCTCGATGATCCCTACCTCGCGCCCCGCGGCATCGTTCTGCGCCCCCTCGACCCGCCCGCCCACCGGGAACTGGGGTTGGTGTGGCGCGCCGGGGCCTCGGAGGCGCCGCCGGTCGATCGCTTCCGGGAGTTCATCGTGGGTTAA